The genomic stretch CACATGATAGCCTACTCCATGGTCAATACCATTGCCGACATAGAAGAGAAGAACGAAGATATACTCAAATACACCGCCGGAGGTTTCAAGGACTTTACGCGCATCGCCTCGAGCTCTCCGGAGATGTGGCGGGACGTCTGCATGACTAACAAGAGCGCCATAGTCGACATGCTGGAACTATTCGAAAAGAGGGTCTCCTCTCTTAAGGCACTCATCGAGGCCGGGGACGCCAAAGGGCTTGAAGAGGACTTTACCCGGGCCAAGGGGATAAGGGATTCCCTTAAAAGGCAGTAGGCCTTCTGGACACCTATGGGGAACAACACCACCGCAGCCGAATATTCCGTAATCGTCCCTCCCGCTAACGGGATACTGGACGAGGTCGTCGTGCCCGGCGACAAGTCCATATCCCACAGGGCGGTCATACTGGGCTCGATAGCCGAGGGGACCACCAACGTCTTTAACTTCCTCGAAGGCGAGGACAACCTGAGTACGATAGGCGCGTTCCGCTCCATGGGGGTGGAGATCGAGGTCGAGGGGCATGACCAGCGGAGCATAAGCAAGCCCGGGCGGGTTACGATAAAGGGAGTCGGACTCCACGGGCTCAAAGAACCAGGCAGCGTAATAGACGCGGGCAACTCCGGCACCACGGCGAGGCTCCTCCTCGGGCTCCTCTCCGCCCAGAACTTCTCGTCAGTCATAACCGGTGACGACTCCTTACGGAAGAGGCCCATGAAGAGGGTCGTCGAGCCGTTAAAGATAATGGGCGCCTCCATAACCGGCGGTGGCGGAGGAGAGTACCTCCCGCTCGATATAACCGGGTCGCCGCTTAAGGGGATAAGCTATGCGAGCCCCGTGGCGAGCGCCCAGGTAAAATCCGCACTGCTGCTCGCCGGCCTCTACGGCGAGGGGGAGACGGTCGTGGAGGAGCCGGGGAAGAGCAGGGACCACACCGAGCGCATGCTGAAACTCTTCGGGGCCGATGTCAGGACCGAAGGCACCAGGACCGGGATAAGCAAGGCGACCTCCCTCAAGGGCTGCAATATATCCGTACCGGGCGACATCTCTTCGGCGGCATTCCTCATGGCCGGGGCGCTCGTAACGCAGGGCTCGGAGATTATCATAAAAAGGGTCGGTGTAAACCCGACGAGGACCGGCATTATCGAAGTACTAAGGAAGATGGGGGCCACAGTGGAGTTGCTGCACCCGGATGAGATTTCCGGCGAGCCTGTAGCCAATATACTCGTAAGGAGCTCACCCCTCACGGGTGTGGAGGTAAGCGGGGAGGAACTCCTCAGGGCCATAGACGAGTTCCCGGTAATCTGCGCGCTCGCGGCCTTTGCCGAAGGGACCACCACGATAACCGGGGCCGCCGAGCTCCGGGTAAAGGAGAGCGACAGGATAAGCGCCATGGCCGGGGCCTTAAGCGCGGTGGGGGTCAAGGTGGAAGAGCTTCCGGACGGCATCAAGATCAAAGGCATGGGTGGTAAGGTGCTGGGCGGGACGGTCGAGAGCCGCGGCGACCACCGGGTGGCCATGGCCATGTCGGTCGTGGGGCTCGGCTCCATTGAAGGCGTTACCATCGCGGGGGCGGGCTGCGTGGACGTGTCCTTCCCAGGCTTCTTCGACCTCCTCGGCGAGGTGGCACGGCGGTGAGCGGGGAGGGGGTTAAAACGCGGGGACCGGTAATCGCGATAGACGGCCCTTCCGGGGTCGGGAAGACGACCGTATCCAAACTTGTCGCCGGGAAGCTCGGTTTTAGCTACGTTGACACCGGGGCCATGTACAGGGCCGTTGCAGTCGGCGCGGTCGAGGCGGGCGTGGACATAGAGAGTGACGAGGCGCTTCGGGAGTTCTGTAAAGGGGCGGATATACGTTTCGAAAACGGCAACGAAAAAATATTTTTTGGCGGCGAAGACTATACCCGGAAGATACGCGAGCCGTCGGCCGGGGCCGCGGCCTCCAGGGTCTCACCCATGAAGCCGGTGAGGGAGTTCCTCGTCGGCCTTCAGAGAGGGCTCGGGGCCGGGGGGAACGTGGTGATGGAGGGGCGCGACATAGGGACCGTCGTCTTCCCGGACGCCGACGTCAAGATATACCTCGATGCCGCCGAAGACGTAAGGGCCGGAAGGAGACACCGCGAGCTGGAAGAGGCCAGCACGCTCCGGGGTTCCGACATAGAAGAGGTAAAGAAAGCGGTCGGCGAGAGGGACATGCGCGACTCGCGGAGGGAGAACTCGCCGCTTAAAAAGGCCGAAGATGCGGTCCTTATCGATACGGGCGGCATGAAGGCGGAGGAAGTCGCGGCAAGGATACTCGCCGTAGTAAAGGAGAGGTTGGACGTTGGAGATAGTAGTAGCTAAGTCGGCCGGTTTCTGTTTCGGCGTTAAGAGGGCCATGAACATGGCCTCCACGTGCAGCGATAAGGCCGCCGGGGAGATATACACGCTCGGCCCCATCATCCACAACCCCCAGGTGGTAAAGCGGCTCGAGGAGGAGTCCCGCATCTTCTCCCGGGAGAGCGTGGACGAGATCGAAAGCGGCACCGTTATAGTGCGCTCCCACGGCGTGAGGCTCGAGGAGTTCGAGACCGCCGAGAAGAAGGGGATCAATATCGTGGACGCCACCTGCCCCTTCGTCAAAAAGACCCAGGAGATGGTCGCCCTCCTCAAAAAGGAAGGTTACGCGGTCGTGGTGGTGGGTGATAAGGAACACCCCGAGGTGCGGGGTATCGTGAGCTACGGTGGTTCCGACATAACGGTCGTCAACTCCTCCGAGGAGGTCGCGGACATGCCCCGGAGGAAGAAGATAGGCATTGTGGCCCAGACCACCCAGTCCATAGACAAGCTCGAGGACATCGTCAGCGCCTGCCTCCACAAGGCCTCGGAGATCAAGGTGTTCAATACCATATGCAACGCCACGAGCGTAAGGCAGAAGGAGAGCATGGACCTGGCCGGGACGGTGGACTGCATGATAGTGGTGGGCGGCAAAAACAGCGCCAACACCCGGAGGCTCGCGGAGATATGCCGCGCCATCAAGCCCGCGACCTATCACATAGAGGTAGCCGACGAGCTCGACGAGGGGTGGATCAAGGGGGCCTCAAGGGTGGGTATAACCGCCGGCGCCTCGACACCCGACTGGATAATAGGGGAGGTCGTCGCCAGGGTGGGCGCACTGGCCGAACCGCCGGGGCCAAAAAACCTATAGAATTAAAATAGTTTGCACTTTAAATGGGGCTGTGATATATCTAGCAGTTACCAGTAAATAATAAGCGGGGGGTCAAGGGAATTGATAAACGGTATGGAGGATAAGCCTCAACTTCACAACGAAGAGGCCGAGACGGACTTCGAAAAACTTTTCGAGGGGAGCGTACGGCAGATCCGGTCGGGCGAATTGGTACGCGGGACGGTGGTTCAGATCTCAGGGGACGCGGTCATTGTCGACATAGGCTACAAGTCCGAGGGGAACGTCCCTATTGACGAGTTCCTCGACGAGGAAGGCAAGCCCTCGGTCAGCGTGGGGGACCCTGTAGCGGTAGTCGTCGAGGGGATGCAGGACAGGGACGGCTACGTGGTACTCTCGAAGAAAAGGGCCGCCCAGATGGAGGTCTGGGAGGATATCGTCGAGTCGTGTGAGAAGGGGACAAACCTGGAAGGGGAAATTATCAGCAGGGTAAAGGGCGGGTTCCATGCGGATATAAAAGGTGTAGTGGCCTTCCTGCCGAGCTCCCAGGTGGACCTTAAGCCGACCAGGTTCCCGGATAAGCTCATAGGCGAGCGCTTCGAGTTCAGGGTGCTTAAGTACAACAAGCGCAAGAACAACGTAATAGTCTCAAGGCGCGTGATACTCGAGAAGGAGCGGGAGGGGCTCAGGGAAAAGACCCTCGAAAACCTTGAAGAGGGCGCCATAGTAGAGGGGATGGTAAAGAACATCACCGACTACGGCGCGTTCGTGGACCTCGGCGGCATAGACGGCCTCGTCCACCTGACCGACCTTTCCTGGGGCAAGGTAAACCACCCCTCCCGGATACTGACGGTCGGCGACACGATAAATGTAAAGGTACTCAAGTTCAACAAAGAGGAGGGTAAGATATCGCTCGGTCTTAAACAAACCCTCCCCGACCCGTGGGAGACCGCCGGAGAGAAGTACTCCCCCGGCTCCAGGGTCTCCGGCAGCGTTACGAACCTTACCGATTACGGCGCCTTCGTGGAGCTCGAAGCCGGGCTCGAGGGGCTGGTACACATTTCCGAGATGTCCTGGACCAAACTGCGCCACCCCTCACAGAAGCTGAAGGTAGGGGACCGGTTGGAGGTAATGGTCCTTGACGTCGACCCGGGCGCAAGGAGGATATCGCTCGGCCTGAAGCAGATAGAGCCCAACCCATGGGATGAACTGGAGGAGCGCTATCCCGCGGGAAGCAAGGTCACCGGGGTGGTCAAGAACCTCACGGACTTCGGCATGTTCGTCGGGGTCGAAGAGGGGGTAGACGGGCTGGTCCACATTTCCGACCTCTCCTGGAAGAAGGTAAAGCACCCCTCGGACCTCTTCTCAAAGGGCCAGGAGGTCGAGGCGACCGTCTTGAACGTGGACAAAGCGGCCCAAAAATTCTCGCTCAGTACGAAGCTTCTCGAAAAGAACCCCTGGGACGGCGTGGAGGAGCGTTATAAGCCCGGGGTAATAGTCGAGGGCACGGTTACCGGGATAGCGGACTTCGGGGCCTTCGTCGAGATGGAGGAGGGGCTCGAGGGGCTCGTGCACGTCTCGGACTTGAACAGGGGCAAAAAAAGAGGCCTTGAGATAGGCCCCGGCGACCTGGTGGAAGTAGAAGTCCTGAACGTCGACCCGCAGGAGAAAAAAATAGGGCTCAGCATAAGGAGCATTATGAAGGCCATGGAGAAGAGCGAGGCTCCGGAGGAGACAGCCCCGGAGGCCGCCCCGGAGGAAAAAGCCGCCGTGGCCGAACCGACCGAAGAGACAGCCCCGGAGGAGCAGAGCCCCGAAGGTGAGACCGGAGAAGACGAGGCCGGGGAAGAAAAAGCCGAAGGGGAGAAAGCCGGAGAGGAAAAACCCGGAGAGGAAAAAGAAGGGTAGCTCCTCCCTATGGAGAACTCCGGTAAGAAGTTCGGCTGGGTTAAGAGGCTCGTCATGGCCGCCGGGGTTTTCTTCCTGACAGTAACGGCCCTTTCCATAATACTCGCGCTTTTCTCGGGAAACTCCGCATTGGCTTTCGGGGACAAGGTCGCCGTCGTTACCATAAACGGCATCATAACCGACTCGGAAGATATAAACTACTGGCTCAGGGAGTTCGGAGAAAGGGACGACGTAAAGGCGGTCGTCTTGAGGATAGATTCCCCGGGCGGGGGAGTGGGGCCCTCTCAGGAGATACACCGGGAGGTGAAGAGGCTCAAAGGGTCGAAAAAAGTCGTTACCTCGATGGGAGGGCTGGCGGCCTCCGGCGGCTACTATATAGCCTCGGCGAGCGACATAATAGTGGCCAACCCCGGTACCATCACGGGCAGCATAGGCGTTATAATAGAGTTCATCAACATGGAGGGACTCTTCGAGAAGATCGGCCTTAAAGGTTCGGTAATAAAGAGCGGCAAGTACAAGGACACCGGCTCACCGTTGCGCGAGCTTACCGGAGAGGAAGAGAAACTCCTCCAGGACGTTATAGACGACGTCCACCGCCAGTTCGTGGAAGCGGTGGCCGAGGGACGCAACCTCTCGCTGGAAGAGGTCAGGGCCATCGCCGACGGCCGGATACTCTCCGGGGCGCAGGCCAGGGAGCTGGGCCTCGTTGACCGGCTCGGGGGGTTGGAGGACGCCATAGCGGCGGGCGCGGAGCTTGCGGGGCTGGAGGAAAAACCGCCGGTTATATATTCGAGGGACCGGGGGGGGGCTTTCGACTCAATCTTCAACGGCTCCATAGGCAGCTCTTTAACCGACCTGTGGACCGGGATGCGCGTAATGTATCTTCTGCCCGGCACGCCCGGCACACTAAGGTAAGGAGGTTACAGGTCATGACGAGAAGCGAACTGATTGAGGCCGTGGTCTCGAAAGTATCCAACTTCACCAAGAAGGACATCGAGCTCATCGTGGAAACCACGTTCAACAGCATGGCCGAGAGCCTGACCCGTGGGGAGAAGATAGAGATACGCGGCTTCGGGAGCTTTAAGGTCAAGGAGAGGGACGGCCGCCAGGGACGGAACCCCAAGTCAGGCGAGGGCATATACATCGAGGCCAAGAAGGTGCCTTTCTTCAAGGCCGGCAAAGAGCTCAAGGAAAGGGTTAACAGGTTATAGCCCGTCCCGGAAGGGTAGGTTAGGCAGGCATGGAACGACTCTGGGCCCCGTGGCGCATCGAATATATCCTGGAAGATAAAAACGGAGATTGCGTATTCTGCGTCGCCGGGAAAACGGAGGGGGAGACGGACGACGGCCTTCTTCTCTTCAGCAGCACCCTCTCAACCGTACTCCTGAATAAATACCCCTACAATAACGGTCACCTCCTCATCTCACCGAAGCGGCACGTGGCCGACCTCGAAAAGCTCTCCGGGGAGGAACTGGCCGACCTCACAAAGCTCATCGTCCACTCCACCGCAGCCATAAAAAAGACGCTTAACGCCGAAGGGTTCAACGTAGGGCTGAACCTTGGTAAGGCCGGGGGCGCCGGCATAGGGGACCACCTGCACTGGCACGTCGTGCCGCGCTGGACGGGAGACGCGAACTTCATGCCGGTCCTATCCGAAACCAAGGTCCTGCCCGAACACCTCTCCGAAACCCGCGCGAAACTGAAACCCTGCTTTGAGGAAAAGGAAGAGGGAAAGGAAAAAATTGGTAGCAAAGAGTCTGGTGTGTGACACACTTGCAACGGATATGCGTGCCGCATTTGCAATAAGGGTCGAGACGACTACCACTTGCCGGTAACCGCCCCACCGCAGGGTGCTTGCCGCACGGTTAACGGTGTATGCGGCTCTGTGCTGTCTGTGCGCTCGTGAAGGCTCTCCGGTCCCGGTAACCGCCCCACCGCAGGTGGTGTAAATACGCTGCCGGTCTTCCAATTGGGCATTATGCGCGGCTTTAAACATTGTGTCCAGCGTCACGCTGGCTCCAGCTTGACAAAGCCGACGAAATTTGATTAAATCTGCCGTTCTACGCGGGGGGTACGTCCGCCCGGCAATAAATACCGGATAGAGACAAAAAAACAACCCCGAAACAGACCGGAGGCATAAATGTCCACAAAGATCTGCTACACAAAAACAGACGAAGCGCCCGCACTGGCAACCTGCTCTTTACTCCCAATAATCCGAACATTTACGGAAGGGTCGGGCATCTCCGTTGAAACGAGGGACATCTCTCTCGCGGGCAGGATTCTCGCCCACTTCCCCGAAAAGCTGACCGAGGACCAAAAAATACCCGATGAACTGGCGGCACTCGGTGAGCTTGCGAAGACACCGGAAGCCAATATCATCAAACTGCCGAATATCAGCGCTTCAATCCCGCAGTTGAAGGCGGCGATTAAAGAGCTCCGGGAGCACGGCCTTGACATCC from Thermodesulfobacteriota bacterium encodes the following:
- a CDS encoding 30S ribosomal protein S1; the encoded protein is MEDKPQLHNEEAETDFEKLFEGSVRQIRSGELVRGTVVQISGDAVIVDIGYKSEGNVPIDEFLDEEGKPSVSVGDPVAVVVEGMQDRDGYVVLSKKRAAQMEVWEDIVESCEKGTNLEGEIISRVKGGFHADIKGVVAFLPSSQVDLKPTRFPDKLIGERFEFRVLKYNKRKNNVIVSRRVILEKEREGLREKTLENLEEGAIVEGMVKNITDYGAFVDLGGIDGLVHLTDLSWGKVNHPSRILTVGDTINVKVLKFNKEEGKISLGLKQTLPDPWETAGEKYSPGSRVSGSVTNLTDYGAFVELEAGLEGLVHISEMSWTKLRHPSQKLKVGDRLEVMVLDVDPGARRISLGLKQIEPNPWDELEERYPAGSKVTGVVKNLTDFGMFVGVEEGVDGLVHISDLSWKKVKHPSDLFSKGQEVEATVLNVDKAAQKFSLSTKLLEKNPWDGVEERYKPGVIVEGTVTGIADFGAFVEMEEGLEGLVHVSDLNRGKKRGLEIGPGDLVEVEVLNVDPQEKKIGLSIRSIMKAMEKSEAPEETAPEAAPEEKAAVAEPTEETAPEEQSPEGETGEDEAGEEKAEGEKAGEEKPGEEKEG
- a CDS encoding prephenate dehydrogenase dimerization domain-containing protein gives rise to the protein GKTDRTALRNIKKMWETAGSEVVEMDSERHDLILAAISHLPHMIAYSMVNTIADIEEKNEDILKYTAGGFKDFTRIASSSPEMWRDVCMTNKSAIVDMLELFEKRVSSLKALIEAGDAKGLEEDFTRAKGIRDSLKRQ
- the sppA gene encoding signal peptide peptidase SppA, which translates into the protein MENSGKKFGWVKRLVMAAGVFFLTVTALSIILALFSGNSALAFGDKVAVVTINGIITDSEDINYWLREFGERDDVKAVVLRIDSPGGGVGPSQEIHREVKRLKGSKKVVTSMGGLAASGGYYIASASDIIVANPGTITGSIGVIIEFINMEGLFEKIGLKGSVIKSGKYKDTGSPLRELTGEEEKLLQDVIDDVHRQFVEAVAEGRNLSLEEVRAIADGRILSGAQARELGLVDRLGGLEDAIAAGAELAGLEEKPPVIYSRDRGGAFDSIFNGSIGSSLTDLWTGMRVMYLLPGTPGTLR
- the cmk gene encoding (d)CMP kinase encodes the protein MSGEGVKTRGPVIAIDGPSGVGKTTVSKLVAGKLGFSYVDTGAMYRAVAVGAVEAGVDIESDEALREFCKGADIRFENGNEKIFFGGEDYTRKIREPSAGAAASRVSPMKPVREFLVGLQRGLGAGGNVVMEGRDIGTVVFPDADVKIYLDAAEDVRAGRRHRELEEASTLRGSDIEEVKKAVGERDMRDSRRENSPLKKAEDAVLIDTGGMKAEEVAARILAVVKERLDVGDSSS
- a CDS encoding integration host factor subunit beta, with translation MTRSELIEAVVSKVSNFTKKDIELIVETTFNSMAESLTRGEKIEIRGFGSFKVKERDGRQGRNPKSGEGIYIEAKKVPFFKAGKELKERVNRL
- the ispH gene encoding 4-hydroxy-3-methylbut-2-enyl diphosphate reductase, whose translation is MEIVVAKSAGFCFGVKRAMNMASTCSDKAAGEIYTLGPIIHNPQVVKRLEEESRIFSRESVDEIESGTVIVRSHGVRLEEFETAEKKGINIVDATCPFVKKTQEMVALLKKEGYAVVVVGDKEHPEVRGIVSYGGSDITVVNSSEEVADMPRRKKIGIVAQTTQSIDKLEDIVSACLHKASEIKVFNTICNATSVRQKESMDLAGTVDCMIVVGGKNSANTRRLAEICRAIKPATYHIEVADELDEGWIKGASRVGITAGASTPDWIIGEVVARVGALAEPPGPKNL
- a CDS encoding HIT domain-containing protein gives rise to the protein MERLWAPWRIEYILEDKNGDCVFCVAGKTEGETDDGLLLFSSTLSTVLLNKYPYNNGHLLISPKRHVADLEKLSGEELADLTKLIVHSTAAIKKTLNAEGFNVGLNLGKAGGAGIGDHLHWHVVPRWTGDANFMPVLSETKVLPEHLSETRAKLKPCFEEKEEGKEKIGSKESGV
- the aroA gene encoding 3-phosphoshikimate 1-carboxyvinyltransferase, translated to MGNNTTAAEYSVIVPPANGILDEVVVPGDKSISHRAVILGSIAEGTTNVFNFLEGEDNLSTIGAFRSMGVEIEVEGHDQRSISKPGRVTIKGVGLHGLKEPGSVIDAGNSGTTARLLLGLLSAQNFSSVITGDDSLRKRPMKRVVEPLKIMGASITGGGGGEYLPLDITGSPLKGISYASPVASAQVKSALLLAGLYGEGETVVEEPGKSRDHTERMLKLFGADVRTEGTRTGISKATSLKGCNISVPGDISSAAFLMAGALVTQGSEIIIKRVGVNPTRTGIIEVLRKMGATVELLHPDEISGEPVANILVRSSPLTGVEVSGEELLRAIDEFPVICALAAFAEGTTTITGAAELRVKESDRISAMAGALSAVGVKVEELPDGIKIKGMGGKVLGGTVESRGDHRVAMAMSVVGLGSIEGVTIAGAGCVDVSFPGFFDLLGEVARR